CAGTTCGTCTGCGACAAAAGCCCCGATGGCATGGATCTGGATACACTGGACGGGGAGGCATTCTTGGCGGTCAACGGCATCCAGACCATGTCTTATACCTACGCCAACCTGATCGGCGATCTGGACAGCCTGGCAGGCGCGGGTGTCAGCCATTTCCGCCTGTCGCCGCATAGCTGTGACATGGTGGCCGTGGCGCAGACCTTCCGGGATTATATGGATGGCAGGGCGGAGCTTGGCGATGCCTATGAACGGTTGGAAGACCTCTGTCCGGAGGCGGTTTTCTCCAACGGCTATCTCTATGGCCGGGAAGGATATCTGGCCGAAGGGCGACTGGCGGAGATGGCGGAATAATTGGCTCTTTTCATGCAGGCATGGGTTGCCCATATGTCGCATATGCGGCATTAATGCGGCTATGGAAGACACTGCCGCGGGGGTCTGTGGCGGTGCCGGTATGAAAGCTTTCGGCGATTTCAAGAAAAGGGGTCCGAAGAATGTCGGATACGGAATTCGATCTGGTCGTAATCGGTGGTGGGCCGGGCGGCTATGTAGCAGCCATTCGCGCAGCACAGCTGGGCATGAAAACTGCCTGCGTGGAAATGCGCGGGGCGCTCGGCGGGACCTGCCTGAATGTCGGCTGCATTCCGTCCAAAGCACTGCTGCAGTCTTCCGAACTGTTTGAAGAGGCCAATCATTCCTTCGACGGTCATGGGATCGAGGTGACGCCCAAGCTGAACCTGAAAAACATGATGGGCCGCAAGCAGAAGATCATCGACGACTTCACCAAGGGCATCGAGTTCCTGTTCAAGAAGAACAAGGTCACCTATGTCAAAGGGCGCGGCCAGATCAAAGCGGTTGGCCAGGTCGAAGTGACCGAAGGTGAAGACAAGGGCAAGACCCTGACCGCCAAGAAAATCCTGATCGCCACAGGTTCCGAATCCACCCCGATCCCGAATATCGACGTGGATGAGAAGAAAATCGTTTCCTCCACCGGCGCGCTGGAACTGGATAAGGTTCCGGGTCATCTGGTGGTAATCGGCGGCGGTGTGATCGGGTTGGAGCTGGGCTCTGTCTGGCGTCGCCTGGGTGCGAAAGTCACCGTTGTGGAATTCCTGGACCGTATCCTGCCGACCATGGACGGCGAGGTCTCCAAGACCTTCCAGCGCGTCCTGAAAAAACAGGGCATGGGCTTCAAGCTGAAAAGCAAGGTTACCGAAGCCAAGGCCACCAAGACCGGCGTGAAGCTGAAAGTGGAACCGGCAGCCGGTGGTGATGCCGAGGAAATGGATGCGGATGTGGTTCTCGTCTGCGTTGGCCGCCGCCCCTATGTGGACGGCCTGGGCCTGGAAGAGCTGGGCGTGAAGCGCAACGAACGCGGTTTCATTGAAATCGGTGAAGACTTCCAGACCAATGTGGAAGGCATCTATGCCATCGGCGACTGCGTGCCGGGCCCGATGCTGGCGCATAAAGCCGAAGATGAAGGCATCGTCTGTGCCGAGAAGATGGCCGGTCAGCAGCCGCATATCAACTACGGTGCGATCCCGGGTGTGGTTTACACCATGCCGGAAGTGGCAGACGTGGGCCTCAGCGAAGAGGCGTTGAAGGAAAAGGGCATCGACTACAAGGTCGGCAAATTCCCCTTCCTGGCCAACAGCCGCGCAAAGGCCAACGGTTTCCCGGACGGTTTCGTGAAGTTGCTGTCCGACGCCAAGACCGACAAGCTGTTGGGCGCGCATATCATCGGCCCGGCAGCGGGCGAGATGATCCACGAACTGACCACGATCATCGAATTCGGTGGTTCGTCGGAAGACGTGGCGCGGACCTGCCATGCCCACCCGACCTTCAGTGAAGCGGTGCGTGAGGCAGCCATGGCCATCCACGACGGCCCGATCCACGCGTAAGGCCGGATCGGTTTTATACGACTAAAGCCCCATCGGTTGCCGCCGGTGGGGCTTTTGCTTTCACGGGAGTGGCAGACCCTGCGAACGCCTCTTTTCAGCGGCAAGTAAAAGCGCGACGAAGGCCCGCACTTTCGCAGGGCGGTAGCGCGCAGGGGGATAGACCGCATGGATTCCTGCTTCGGGCAGAGACCACTCGGGGAAGACCCGGACAAGCCGCCCTTCTTCAATATCCTGGTCAACCATGGAATCGGGCAGGATTCCCAGGCCGATACCTTCCAGCAGGCAGGAACGCATGGGAAGGGCCTTGTCACAAAGGACAACGGAATTCAGTTCGGTCTTCACGGTTTCCCTGCCTTTGGTAAAGGTCCACTGGTTTATTCCGCGTAGTTGCTTATTTGTGATCCAGGGCAGGTTTTTTGCGTCATGGGGGCTGATATCGTCAGAAATCGTCGCCATGAAGTCCGGGCTGGCGACAACATATTGCTGAATGGTGCCCAGGCGGCGTGCCTTGTTGCTGGAATCGGTGAGCCAGCCCACGCGGATACCCAGATCGATTTCTTCGGCGACCAGGTCGTTAACGGCGTCGTCGAAATTCGCGTCTACACGCATCTGCGGATACTTCTTGAGATAGTCGGCAATCACCGGGGCCAGCACGGTCATGCCGTAGTCGATTGGCGCAGTGAGGCGGAGCGTACCACTGGGTTCTGCCGCATTGACAGAGACTTCTCCGAAAGCAGCCTCCGCATCGCGCAGGATGACGATTGCTCGTTCATAGAAAAGCCGCCCCTCTTCGGTTAGCGTCACGCGTCGGGTGGTCCGCCGCATGAGGGTGACGCCCAATTCCTCCTCCAATTTGCGGACCTGATGGCTGACGACCGCCTTGGCCACGCCCAGATGCTCGCCCGCTGCGGTGAAGGAGGCGAGTTCCGCCACCGTGGTGAAATAGGCGAGCCGGTTCAGGTTCAGGAGTTCCGCCAAAATACCCTCTCAAAAGGCTCTTTTTGTATGATCTAATCATACAGTTCATATCATTGGGCGGTATTTTTCACAATCACGAGGAATGCTACTTGAAAGGTCGGATGCAATGACGACCCCTCAAGGAGCAAATCGTGACGGATGCGATGATCCTCTATCTTTTCGACCCGCTTTGCGGCTGGTGCTATGGCGCCGCGCCCATGTTGGACAAAGTGGTGGCCCAAGGCGTTTCGGTAGAGGCGGTCCCGACGGGCTTGTTCGCCGGGCCGGGTGCTAGGCCGCTGGATGCCGGTTTTGCCGATTACGCCTGGTCCCAGGATCAGCGGATCGCGCAGATCAGCGGGCAGGAATTTACAAAAGCCTATGTAGAGAATGTGCTGCAGGCGCAGGGAACCTCCCTTGATTCCAGTGCGGCGACCCTTGGGATCGTGGTGGCCGGTCTGGAAGAACCCACCCGCCGGATGGTGGCATTGAAGGCGATCCAACGGGCCCGCTATGTGGAGGGCCGCGATATCGTCACCACGGAAGGCGTGGCATCGGTGCTGGCCGATGTCGGATTGGAAGCGGCGGCCGACAGGTTGCATGCACCCGATGCCGCAACCCGGATGCAATATCGTGAACTGACCGCCTATGGTCGGTCTCTGTTCCAAGGCCTGAACGCCAATGGTGTACCGGCCCTTGTCGTCCGCCAGGATGGTGGTGATCGTTTGATCGGGGCGGATGCCCTTTTTGGGTCCCTGGACAATCTTCTTGCTCGGTTGCGGGCCGCCAATACCTCCAAAACAGACAAAACCCCCAATCCCGAAAGGATATCCCATGGCTAAAATTGCCCTTATCGGTGCCTCCGGTCAGGCCGGTTCCCGCATTCTCAAAGAACTGTCCGACCGTGGACACAGCGTCACCGGCATTGCCCGCAATCCGGACAAGATCGCTGCCCTGCCGGGTGTGACCGCCAGACAAGGCGACATCTTCGACAAGGACGGCTTGGCCGATCTTCTGCGCGGTCATGACGTGGTGATCAGCTCAGTCCATTTCCTCGCCAGCGATGCCGATCTGCTGCTGGCCGCCGTTCGGGCCTCGGGCGTGAAACGCTATCTGGTTGTTGGCGGGGCGGGTTCCCTGCTGGTGGCGGCGGATACGCGCCTGATCGATACGCCGGAATTCCCCGCGATCTATAAGGATGAGGCACAGAAGGGTGCGGATTATCTTGATCTGCTGCGCGATGTGGAAGATCTGGACTGGACCTTCCTGTCACCTTCCGCGTTGTTCACTGCCGGGGAACGGACCGGGCAGTTTCGCCTCGGTACGGATTTCCTGCTCGCCAATGACAATGGCAGCAGCATTTCCTTTGAGGATTATGCGATCGCCATGGCCGACGAGATCGAAAGTCCGTCACACATTCGCCGGCGTTTCACTGTTGGCTATTGATCGACAGCCGCATTGAGATTGGCGGCGCTTTCATCGGGCGGCATGTTTGTGCCGCCCGATTGCTTTTGGGGTGGCGTGGATGCGGGGGTATGATGAACGCGACAAATCTTGTGGTGAGGGCCCATGCCTGCGAATTCGATTCAGGTGACTTCACAGGCCAGGGCTTTGACCTAGGATACTGGAGGGAGGCAAAACATCATGGCGGATAAGGATGCATCTGTCAGCGTCTGTCATTTTGATCCGGAGGCATTCGAGGGGGGCTTGCGGAGCTTTTTTGAATATCGCGACCTGGGCATTGAAAAGGCGACCGCCGGAGCGGTCGGCGCCCATGTGATCCGGGCCGTTCCCGGAAAGAACAGCGGTGGCGATCTGCATACCCACAGCCTGCAGTTCCAGATGGTTTATGTCCTGAAGGGCTGGGTCCGCTTCTGGTATGAAGGGGAGGGCGAGGTGTTGCTGGAGGAAGGTGCCTGCGTCTACCAGCCACCCGGCATCAAGCACCGGGAGGTCGAGCATTCCGAGGACGTGGAGATGCTGGAAATTACGTTGCCTGCCCAGTTTGAAACACAAGCCGCCGACGCGTGACAGACGATCAAAATACTTGAAATCTGGCCTTTCGATCTATAAACATACCGGACGTCCGGTTTTGATTGTGGTGAAATGGAAATGACGCCAACCCTTATGGCCTATGGTGCCCTTGGCCTTGCGATTGTCTGTGAAGTCACGGGATCGTCGCTTCTGGCACTGTCCCAACAGTTCAGCAAGCTGCTGCCGACGATCGGCATGGGCCTGTTCTTCGTCGCGTCTCTATTCTTCCTCTCCCACGCCCTGAAGGTGCTGCCGCTCGGGGTTGCTTATGCGATCTGGGCCGGGGTTGGGATGATCCTGACGGCCCTTGTGGGCCTTGTTGTCTTCAGGCAGTCCCTGGATGTCGGGGCGATGGTGGGTATCGCGATGATTGTTGGCGGTGTCATTGTCATGCGTGTCTTTTCCACCGCCGGGGGGCATTGATCATGTCAGAAGGTGTGACACGCAGGAAACAGCCGGAAATGGTCCGCCGGGCGTTGCTGGACAGTGCGGCGAAAATTGCCATGGAAGATGGTTTGCCCGCGGTAACGATCCAGGCGGTGGCAAAGGCCGCCAATGTGACCAAAGGCGGGCTTTTTCACCACTTTGCGTCCAAGCAGGCCCTGATCGAAGGAATGTATAAGGATATTCTGACCAGGCTGGATGAAAAAATAGATGCCCGTATGGCTAAGGAGGATACGGCGAAAGGATGCTTTACGCGCGCCTATGTAGCCACAATCTTCCAGGATGATGAATTGGGTTTTGACGGTCCGCTGGCGGCGATGTGGATCGGGGCCAGCGCGGACCCCGTGTTGCGGCAGATCTGGCTGGATTGGCTAAATGCGCGGTTGGACCGCCATCGCGATACTGACAATGCCCCCCTCCTGGAGGTGGTGCGGCTTGCCGCGGACGGGGCGTGGTTCTCCTATGCCGGGCTGGAAACGGCCGGGCAGGCGGAGGTGCGGGAAACGCTCTACGCGAGACTCGTGGCGATGATGGACGAGACTTAGGCGCCATCCTCCCAGTCCACATTGCCCTCGGTCGGGGTGATGAAGAAGATTTCCAGGTCTTTCGTGATCTTCGCATTATGGGCGACCCCCTTGGGCATGAAGATCATATCTCCGGCCCTGACCGGGAATTCTCCCCGGCCGTCGTCCAGGGTGAATGTTGCCTCGCCTTTCAGGATCATCAGGATTTCGTCGCCGCCGTCATGGCGTTCCCAGAACCGGTCCGTCGTGTTGGCGGCGATGCGGATCACGCCACTGACCAGGGGGCCGTCAGTTTCGATGGTTTGCAGGAAGCGGGGTTTGTGCCAGTCGGTGAGATTGTCGAGTTCCCGGCGCAGGGTGTAGGCAGACATGATTACCTCTATAGGGCTTGTCATCGGTTGTATTTGACTGTTTCCTATAAATACGAATGTTTCGTCATATTTTGTATTCGCATTCCGGGAGGCGGGAAAACCCATGGCCAAAGCCGTGACGACACCTCGAAAACTGCCGAAACAGGACCGGTCGAGGGCGGCGGTGGACGCCATGCTGACGGCCACCGCTCAGGTTTTGCAGGTGGAAGGCTATGACAAAACCACCACCGCACGGATTGCAGAGAGAGCCGGGGTCAGTGTCGGGTCGCTGTATCAGTATTTTCCGAACAAGGATGCCCTTATCGCTGCATTGATCCGCCAGCATACAGACGCATTGCTGCGCTCATTCGAGGGGCGGATGGACCGGATTTTGTCGATGGATGCGCCACCGGCGGTAACCCTGCCGCTGATTGTTGCGGAACTGGCCGGGGCGGAACGGGTTGACCCGCATCTGCATGGCATTCTGGTGGAACAGATACCGCAGGCGGATCAGGCCTCCCATGTGGCCGAGGTTCAACAGCAGCTATGTCGCATGCTGGAACGGTATCTGGAAAAACACGTTGAATGCCTGATAGTAGCGGATATTCCCCTTGCCGCGCAGGTCATGGAGACCACGCTGGAGGCGCTTGTCCATAGGGCCGTGGATGGCCGGTCAGACCGGATGACGGTATCGGCTGTCCAGCAGGAGGCCTGCAGGATGTTACAGGCCTATCTCTTTGGCGGTGGGGCTTTGGAGGAGGTCAGGCCTGCATCAGGATGATGCTGGCATTATCTTCAATCAGATGAGAGAAGCTGCGGAAGCGGTCTTCCGCACGGACGGGGTCGAAGTCGCCGACGAAGGCATCCAGTGTATCGTGGTCGACAGCCGTGTGCAGACCATCGGAGGTGATCAGCAGGCAGTCGCCATGCATCAGGTCCACATCGGTGATCTGGGGGCTGTGATCGCATCCTTCCCAATTGGGGCCAAAGGCGGGGCCGACGCCAAGATCGACGATATTGCGCATGGGGTGGGTCTGGGCATCGTCGCTGGATAACTCTCCGGCCAGGACTTTATCCATGACAGGCGTGTGATCGACGGTCAGTTGTTCAAGGGGGTGGCCGCTTCGTTTCAGATAAGCGCGGCTGTCACCCAGATGCACGATCGTGACGTGATCGTCCGGTCGGAAAATCGCGCCGGTCAGCGTAGCGCCGCACCGGCTGGTCTGGGCCTCTTTGCAAAGATGATCCTGCAATGCGTCCAGAATTGCCGGAAGAGTATCGCAATAGGCGAGCGCATTGGAGAGGCGGCTGAGAAAGCGGCAGGTCTCATGGGATATCCAGTTGCCATCCGGCGCACCGCCAAGACCGTCGCTGATTGCCGCAATACCGGCAAGGCAATTGGTTGTAATGCGGGTGATCGGTAGCTGCGCTTCCTGCAGAATCTGATCGCCTATGACGAGGCAATCCTCCTGCCGGCTGCGCGGACCCAATAACATTCCCGCATAAAGCTTCATTCAGTGGCACCCTTATTAATGATCCAGGGCACTTTAGCGGTCTTTCTACAGCCTGACGAGGCGGTAGCTGGATGTGGCCTCGAATTTCCCGCTCTTGTTGCAGGATGGCATCACGTTAGAAAGCTCACTTATTAGCATACACAAAAAAACACCCGCTTGCAGCGATGTCATGCAAGCGGGTGCCATTCTTTTCAATCGGCTGTCATTTATCCAGCCGAAAGATATTAATGTTTGAAGTGGCGCATGCCGGTATAAACCATGGCAATTCCTGCCTCGTCCGCGGCTTTGATAACCTCTTCATCGCGCATGGACCCGCCGGGCTGGATCGCAGCCGTTGCCCCGGCGCCAACAGCGGCCATCAGGCCATCGGCGAAGGGGAAGAAGGCATCGGATGCGACGACGCAACCACCTTCCATGCCTTTATGCTCGGCGGCTTTGGAGGCTGCAATCTTGGCGGAGTCAACGCGGCTCATCTGTCCTGCGCCCACGCCGATCGTGCTTTCATCGCGGACATAGACAATGGCGTTGGATTTGACATGTTTGGCCACTTTCCAGGCAAAGAGCATATCCGCCCATTCCTTTTCCGTGGGTTCGCGTTTGGTGACCACCTTGCAGTCCTCGCGGCTGATCTGGCCATAGTCGCGGGTCTGGGCCAGCAGACCGCCGCCACCCAGCGTACGCCAGGTCATGGACTGTTCCGACGGATCCGGCATTTCCCCGGTCAGCAACAGGCGCAGGTTCTTTTTGGCGGCCAGAATTTCGCGGGCCTCATCCGTTGCTTCCGGTGCGATGACGACTTCCAGGAAAAGCTCCGTCAGGCGCGTAGCCAGGTCTGCTTCCAGCTTGCGGTTCAGGGCAACGATGCCGCCAAATGCCGACACCGGATCGCAGCTCAGCGCCGGGTCCCAGGCGTCGATCAGGCTATCTGCCTCGGCGACGCCGCAGGGGTTGGCGTGTTTGACGATGACAACAGCAGGCTTCTTGAATTCAGCAACCAGTTCGAAGGCTGCATCCGCATCGTTGATATTGTTGAAGCTGAGCTCTTTTCCCTGCACCTGTTCGGCGGTGGAGACACTGGGGCGACGGTCGGTGCCCAGATAGAGCGCTGCTTCCTGATGCGGGTTCTCGCCATAGCGCAACACCTGTTTGCTGCGACCGGCAAGGGTCATGCGTTTCGGCCAGGTACGTTCCTGCTGTGCAGACAGCCAGTTGCTGATCGCAGAGTCGTATGACGCCGTACGGGCATAGGCCTCACGGGCCAGGAACTGGCGAAGATCGCGCGTCGTCGCGCCGCCGTTTTCGTCCATGTCCTTGATGACCGAGGCGTATTCGCCGGGGTCGGTGACAACGGTCACCGACTCGTGGTTTTTGGCTGCTGCACGGATCATAGCCGGGCCGCCAATGTCGATGTTTTCAATGCAGGTGTCATAGTCTGCACCGGAACGGACCGTATTCACGAAGGGATAAAGGTTCACGACCACCATATCAATCGGGGCAATGTCATGGGTTTCCATGGCCATGCGGTGTTTCTGGTCGTCGCGTTTGGCAAGGATGCCGCCGTGAATGGTCGGGTGCAGGGTTTTGACACGGCCATCCATGATTTCCGGGAAACCGGTGTGGTCGGAAACCTCGGTGACGGCAATGCCGGCTTCCTTCAGGGCCTTGGCGGAGCCGCCGGTCGACAGGATCCGGACCTTGTGTTTTGCCAGTTCGGTGGCGAATTCCACCAGGCCGGTCTTGTCGGAAACGGATATCAATGCACGGGCGATCGGTTTTTCGCTCATGAGGGGTCCTTTCAATCTCCGGATGGTGCCGCGGTTTTGGGCAACTCTACCCTGCGGCACTGACTTTCCTTCGGAAGTAACGTGCGTTCGTCGGGGGTGTATTCCGGCACGAATTTCTTCAATTCGGCCAGGGTCTCTTCCCTGTCACGGGCCTGGGCGAGTGTTTCCATGCGGTCCAGCGAGCGCTGCAGCACATCCAGGGCGCTGGTGCGTGGCTGGGCCAACATGATCCCGTCGGTCACCGTGGGTAGCTGCTGTTCTTGGGTATGCAGCAGTTCTTCGTATAATTTCTCACCGGGGCGAAGACCGGTATATTCGATTTTGATGTCCTTGTCCGGCTCCATACCCGCCAGCATGATCATCTGGCGTGCAAGGTCGGCGATCTTCACCGGCGCGCCCATGTCGAGGACGAAAATCCGCCCTGCGGTGGTGTCGTCCTTCACGCCGATGGCAGAGGCCTGCAGCACCAGTTCGACCGCCTCGCGGACGGTCATGAAATAACGGGTAATCTCCGGATGGGTGACGGTCAGCGGCCCGCCTTCTGCCAATTGCTTCTGGAACAGGGGCACGACTGATCCGGTGGAACCCAGGACGTTGCCAAAGCGAACCACAACATAGCGGGTGCTGTTCTCGTCCCGTGCAACCGGGTCCAGAGCCTGGATATATTCTTCCGCCAGGCGCTTGGTCGCCCCCATGACATTCGTCGGGTTGACGGCCTTGTCGGTGGAAATCTGGACCATGCAGCGTGCCTTGTGCCGACGGCATGCATCGGCCACGATGCGGCTGCCCATGATATTGGTCAGCACACCTTCCATCGGGTTGTCTTCGACCAAGGGCACATGTTTGTAGGCGGCGGCATGGAAGACCAGTTCCGGCTGGAAACGTTCGAACGCGCTGTCGACACGCTTGCGGTCCCGGACATCGCCCAGAATGGCGTGACGGGGAATATGCGGGAAGCGTTTTCCGATTTCCTGGTCGATCAGATAAAGTTGATATTCCGATACTTCGTATAATGCGATTTCCGACGGGCCGAGGGCGCAAATCTGGCGGGTGAGTTCCGAACCGATGGTGCCGCCGCTGCCTGTGACCATCACGCGTCGGCCTTTGACCAGGGCCTCCATGGCAGGACGGTCCAGCTTTGCCTGAGGGCGTCCCAGTAGGTCTTCCACGGCAATCGGGCGCACCACCTGTTTGTCGTCCTGGAATCCTGCCCGAAGTTCGGAGAGTTTCGGCAGCCGGTCAAGGGTCAGGCCTTCCTGTTGCGCCATGGCGAAAAGCGCACGGAGAACTTCCCCGTCCATGGTCTCTTTGGTCAGGATCAGTTTTTGCGGTGCTGACGAAAGTTTTTTCCAGGTTTCGGGCGTGAAATCGGCGATGGTGGAAATGACAGGGACGCCGTGAATTTCACGACCGAGGCGGCCTCTGGTCTCGGAGACAATGGCAATGGGGTCGTAGATGCTGCTGCTGTTACGCTTTTGCTCGCGGATGAAAAGCTCCGCTTCATCACCGGCGCCTATCAGGATGACCGGAATACGGCGGCGGTTGCTCAGTGTGCTCCGCAGGTTGGCGCGTTTGTCCTTGGCCATCCGGTAGAGGAAACGAGGCCCGCCCAAGAGTGCGATCAGGACAAACCAGTTAATCACCGGGATGGACCGGGGCAGGAATTCCAGGCGGGTCAGCGTAAACAGGATCGGCAGGAAGACGAGGATCGCGATCGTGACGGCCCGCGTGATGGCGGTGAGGTCTTCCAGCGAGGCATAACGCCAGATACCGCGATATTGCTTGTTGAAATAGAAAACGACGGCACAAATGCCGACAAAGATGCCTGTGCTTTCCAGGACATAGGTTGCCGGAAGCCAGTCCCAACTGTCGCCGAGACGTAGATATAGGCTCAACGGGAACGACAGACCCGCCATGATCATGTCGTGCAAAAAGGCGACCCGCGCCCGCGTTGATTTGAATAGCCTAATCATGATGCTGTTTTCATAATGCTCAGCCGCCCGTCACGCAAGCGAACTTCGCGCTTGCCTGCATAGG
The Aestuariispira ectoiniformans genome window above contains:
- a CDS encoding LysR family transcriptional regulator; translation: MAELLNLNRLAYFTTVAELASFTAAGEHLGVAKAVVSHQVRKLEEELGVTLMRRTTRRVTLTEEGRLFYERAIVILRDAEAAFGEVSVNAAEPSGTLRLTAPIDYGMTVLAPVIADYLKKYPQMRVDANFDDAVNDLVAEEIDLGIRVGWLTDSSNKARRLGTIQQYVVASPDFMATISDDISPHDAKNLPWITNKQLRGINQWTFTKGRETVKTELNSVVLCDKALPMRSCLLEGIGLGILPDSMVDQDIEEGRLVRVFPEWSLPEAGIHAVYPPARYRPAKVRAFVALLLAAEKRRSQGLPLP
- a CDS encoding cupin domain-containing protein, coding for MADKDASVSVCHFDPEAFEGGLRSFFEYRDLGIEKATAGAVGAHVIRAVPGKNSGGDLHTHSLQFQMVYVLKGWVRFWYEGEGEVLLEEGACVYQPPGIKHREVEHSEDVEMLEITLPAQFETQAADA
- the purH gene encoding bifunctional phosphoribosylaminoimidazolecarboxamide formyltransferase/IMP cyclohydrolase — protein: MSEKPIARALISVSDKTGLVEFATELAKHKVRILSTGGSAKALKEAGIAVTEVSDHTGFPEIMDGRVKTLHPTIHGGILAKRDDQKHRMAMETHDIAPIDMVVVNLYPFVNTVRSGADYDTCIENIDIGGPAMIRAAAKNHESVTVVTDPGEYASVIKDMDENGGATTRDLRQFLAREAYARTASYDSAISNWLSAQQERTWPKRMTLAGRSKQVLRYGENPHQEAALYLGTDRRPSVSTAEQVQGKELSFNNINDADAAFELVAEFKKPAVVIVKHANPCGVAEADSLIDAWDPALSCDPVSAFGGIVALNRKLEADLATRLTELFLEVVIAPEATDEAREILAAKKNLRLLLTGEMPDPSEQSMTWRTLGGGGLLAQTRDYGQISREDCKVVTKREPTEKEWADMLFAWKVAKHVKSNAIVYVRDESTIGVGAGQMSRVDSAKIAASKAAEHKGMEGGCVVASDAFFPFADGLMAAVGAGATAAIQPGGSMRDEEVIKAADEAGIAMVYTGMRHFKH
- a CDS encoding DsbA family protein, which translates into the protein MTDAMILYLFDPLCGWCYGAAPMLDKVVAQGVSVEAVPTGLFAGPGARPLDAGFADYAWSQDQRIAQISGQEFTKAYVENVLQAQGTSLDSSAATLGIVVAGLEEPTRRMVALKAIQRARYVEGRDIVTTEGVASVLADVGLEAAADRLHAPDAATRMQYRELTAYGRSLFQGLNANGVPALVVRQDGGDRLIGADALFGSLDNLLARLRAANTSKTDKTPNPERISHG
- a CDS encoding TetR/AcrR family transcriptional regulator — its product is MSEGVTRRKQPEMVRRALLDSAAKIAMEDGLPAVTIQAVAKAANVTKGGLFHHFASKQALIEGMYKDILTRLDEKIDARMAKEDTAKGCFTRAYVATIFQDDELGFDGPLAAMWIGASADPVLRQIWLDWLNARLDRHRDTDNAPLLEVVRLAADGAWFSYAGLETAGQAEVRETLYARLVAMMDET
- a CDS encoding NAD(P)-dependent oxidoreductase: MAKIALIGASGQAGSRILKELSDRGHSVTGIARNPDKIAALPGVTARQGDIFDKDGLADLLRGHDVVISSVHFLASDADLLLAAVRASGVKRYLVVGGAGSLLVAADTRLIDTPEFPAIYKDEAQKGADYLDLLRDVEDLDWTFLSPSALFTAGERTGQFRLGTDFLLANDNGSSISFEDYAIAMADEIESPSHIRRRFTVGY
- a CDS encoding polysaccharide biosynthesis protein, which translates into the protein MIRLFKSTRARVAFLHDMIMAGLSFPLSLYLRLGDSWDWLPATYVLESTGIFVGICAVVFYFNKQYRGIWRYASLEDLTAITRAVTIAILVFLPILFTLTRLEFLPRSIPVINWFVLIALLGGPRFLYRMAKDKRANLRSTLSNRRRIPVILIGAGDEAELFIREQKRNSSSIYDPIAIVSETRGRLGREIHGVPVISTIADFTPETWKKLSSAPQKLILTKETMDGEVLRALFAMAQQEGLTLDRLPKLSELRAGFQDDKQVVRPIAVEDLLGRPQAKLDRPAMEALVKGRRVMVTGSGGTIGSELTRQICALGPSEIALYEVSEYQLYLIDQEIGKRFPHIPRHAILGDVRDRKRVDSAFERFQPELVFHAAAYKHVPLVEDNPMEGVLTNIMGSRIVADACRRHKARCMVQISTDKAVNPTNVMGATKRLAEEYIQALDPVARDENSTRYVVVRFGNVLGSTGSVVPLFQKQLAEGGPLTVTHPEITRYFMTVREAVELVLQASAIGVKDDTTAGRIFVLDMGAPVKIADLARQMIMLAGMEPDKDIKIEYTGLRPGEKLYEELLHTQEQQLPTVTDGIMLAQPRTSALDVLQRSLDRMETLAQARDREETLAELKKFVPEYTPDERTLLPKESQCRRVELPKTAAPSGD
- a CDS encoding cupin domain-containing protein; its protein translation is MSAYTLRRELDNLTDWHKPRFLQTIETDGPLVSGVIRIAANTTDRFWERHDGGDEILMILKGEATFTLDDGRGEFPVRAGDMIFMPKGVAHNAKITKDLEIFFITPTEGNVDWEDGA
- the lpdA gene encoding dihydrolipoyl dehydrogenase, whose amino-acid sequence is MSDTEFDLVVIGGGPGGYVAAIRAAQLGMKTACVEMRGALGGTCLNVGCIPSKALLQSSELFEEANHSFDGHGIEVTPKLNLKNMMGRKQKIIDDFTKGIEFLFKKNKVTYVKGRGQIKAVGQVEVTEGEDKGKTLTAKKILIATGSESTPIPNIDVDEKKIVSSTGALELDKVPGHLVVIGGGVIGLELGSVWRRLGAKVTVVEFLDRILPTMDGEVSKTFQRVLKKQGMGFKLKSKVTEAKATKTGVKLKVEPAAGGDAEEMDADVVLVCVGRRPYVDGLGLEELGVKRNERGFIEIGEDFQTNVEGIYAIGDCVPGPMLAHKAEDEGIVCAEKMAGQQPHINYGAIPGVVYTMPEVADVGLSEEALKEKGIDYKVGKFPFLANSRAKANGFPDGFVKLLSDAKTDKLLGAHIIGPAAGEMIHELTTIIEFGGSSEDVARTCHAHPTFSEAVREAAMAIHDGPIHA
- a CDS encoding TetR/AcrR family transcriptional regulator; its protein translation is MAKAVTTPRKLPKQDRSRAAVDAMLTATAQVLQVEGYDKTTTARIAERAGVSVGSLYQYFPNKDALIAALIRQHTDALLRSFEGRMDRILSMDAPPAVTLPLIVAELAGAERVDPHLHGILVEQIPQADQASHVAEVQQQLCRMLERYLEKHVECLIVADIPLAAQVMETTLEALVHRAVDGRSDRMTVSAVQQEACRMLQAYLFGGGALEEVRPASG
- a CDS encoding PP2C family protein-serine/threonine phosphatase, translating into MKLYAGMLLGPRSRQEDCLVIGDQILQEAQLPITRITTNCLAGIAAISDGLGGAPDGNWISHETCRFLSRLSNALAYCDTLPAILDALQDHLCKEAQTSRCGATLTGAIFRPDDHVTIVHLGDSRAYLKRSGHPLEQLTVDHTPVMDKVLAGELSSDDAQTHPMRNIVDLGVGPAFGPNWEGCDHSPQITDVDLMHGDCLLITSDGLHTAVDHDTLDAFVGDFDPVRAEDRFRSFSHLIEDNASIILMQA
- a CDS encoding DMT family transporter; protein product: MTPTLMAYGALGLAIVCEVTGSSLLALSQQFSKLLPTIGMGLFFVASLFFLSHALKVLPLGVAYAIWAGVGMILTALVGLVVFRQSLDVGAMVGIAMIVGGVIVMRVFSTAGGH